Proteins from a single region of Acidianus ambivalens:
- a CDS encoding 2,3-bisphosphoglycerate-independent phosphoglycerate mutase — protein MKKYKILLIIADGLGDRQVKSLGNKTPLEVADKPNIKELLKSSLVGLMDPIGPGIVAGSDTSHMAIFGVDPHRYYRGRGALEALGTGAYLTEGDIAFRGNFATVDENMNVIDRRAGRKIDEGEQLVNELNQKIGEIDGVKVTFYKATEHRVAVVLSGKDLSDKISDTDPHEVGRKIKESIPLDNSISARRTAEIVNNLTKRIYDVLSTSIYNKNRIERGEPPANIILLRGASKFVELPKLYNYTGLKGGAVSATALIKGVCKAIGMDVFTPKGATGGIDTNYDAKADKVIELFKDDKYDFVFLHIKATDAASHDGKAEEKVKAIEKIDYIIGKILNNVGREIVIMFTGDHATPVELKEHSGDPVPVLLYVPDNIIPDNVSDFNEREARKGSLKIIGLDVMNLLLNYSNRATKYGA, from the coding sequence ATGAAAAAATATAAAATACTTTTAATTATTGCTGATGGATTAGGAGATAGGCAAGTTAAATCGTTAGGTAATAAAACGCCTTTGGAAGTTGCAGATAAGCCTAACATAAAGGAATTACTTAAATCTTCACTAGTAGGTCTAATGGATCCCATAGGTCCTGGAATAGTAGCAGGTAGCGATACCTCACACATGGCAATATTCGGCGTGGACCCTCATAGATATTATAGAGGCAGAGGCGCGCTTGAGGCATTAGGTACTGGAGCTTATCTTACTGAAGGAGATATAGCATTTAGAGGAAATTTTGCAACAGTCGATGAAAACATGAACGTAATAGATAGGAGAGCCGGTAGAAAGATTGATGAAGGTGAACAACTAGTAAATGAGTTAAACCAGAAAATAGGAGAAATAGATGGAGTTAAAGTTACTTTTTATAAAGCCACAGAACATAGAGTTGCTGTAGTACTCTCAGGAAAGGATCTTAGCGATAAGATTTCTGACACAGATCCTCACGAAGTAGGGCGTAAGATTAAAGAATCTATCCCTTTAGATAATTCAATAAGCGCAAGAAGAACAGCCGAAATTGTGAATAATTTAACAAAAAGAATTTATGACGTATTATCAACTTCTATCTATAACAAGAATAGAATTGAAAGAGGAGAACCTCCTGCTAATATAATATTATTAAGGGGCGCATCAAAGTTTGTTGAATTACCTAAGCTATATAATTATACTGGACTAAAAGGAGGAGCAGTATCGGCTACTGCTCTTATAAAAGGCGTGTGTAAAGCAATAGGGATGGACGTGTTTACTCCAAAGGGTGCAACTGGAGGCATAGATACAAATTATGACGCTAAGGCAGATAAGGTTATAGAACTCTTTAAAGATGATAAATACGACTTCGTTTTCTTGCATATAAAAGCTACAGATGCCGCATCTCATGATGGAAAAGCCGAAGAAAAAGTTAAGGCGATCGAGAAAATAGATTATATAATAGGGAAGATATTAAATAATGTAGGAAGAGAAATAGTAATAATGTTCACTGGGGATCATGCTACACCGGTAGAACTTAAAGAGCACTCTGGAGATCCAGTTCCAGTTCTCCTTTATGTTCCAGACAATATAATTCCAGATAACGTAAGTGACTTTAACGAAAGAGAAGCTAGAAAAGGAAGTCTTAAGATAATAGGACTAGATGTAATGAACTTATTACTTAATTATTCCAATAGAGCAACAAAATATGGCGCATGA
- the pcn gene encoding proliferating cell nuclear antigen (pcna) has product MKFSYDDVRDFKNILTALAKLVDEASLKIKPDGVELVAIDRAHISLVKLQIPKEAFKDYDVQEEFNFGFNTQYLLKILSTSKRKESIELEANDPSQVTIRISGGFNRDYIVRNLDVSPPEVPELNLEFDVNASINSSGFKKAVSQISAVSDTILFKADENGITLKSKSETDVEVEFTKESGGLQDIELSKPAESTYSCDYLDDILALTKLSGLMKISFSDQKPLQIQFNMESGGNVIYLLAPQMG; this is encoded by the coding sequence ATGAAGTTTTCTTATGATGATGTAAGAGACTTTAAGAATATACTAACTGCCTTAGCAAAGTTAGTCGATGAGGCGTCATTAAAGATAAAACCAGATGGAGTAGAATTAGTAGCCATAGATAGAGCTCACATTTCATTAGTGAAACTCCAAATTCCTAAAGAGGCGTTTAAAGACTATGATGTTCAAGAGGAGTTTAATTTCGGTTTTAATACTCAATACCTTCTAAAGATTTTATCCACTTCTAAGAGAAAAGAATCCATAGAGCTAGAAGCTAATGATCCTTCACAAGTTACAATAAGAATTTCTGGAGGTTTTAATAGAGATTATATTGTTAGAAATCTAGACGTTTCTCCTCCTGAAGTTCCAGAACTTAATTTAGAATTTGATGTAAATGCTAGTATAAATTCTTCTGGATTCAAAAAGGCAGTAAGTCAAATTTCAGCAGTAAGTGATACCATATTATTTAAAGCAGATGAGAACGGTATTACTCTAAAGAGCAAATCTGAAACCGATGTAGAAGTAGAATTTACAAAAGAATCTGGAGGATTACAAGATATTGAGTTATCAAAGCCTGCTGAGTCTACTTACTCTTGTGATTATTTAGACGATATATTAGCTTTAACAAAGCTTTCTGGCTTAATGAAAATCTCATTCTCTGATCAAAAACCATTACAGATACAGTTTAATATGGAATCTGGTGGTAATGTAATATACTTACTTGCTCCACAGATGGGGTGA
- a CDS encoding CDC48 family AAA ATPase: MSAPIKLKVSEARQRDVGRKIARLSENLMTKLKIDAGDYLEIIGPSGSSLVQAMPAYDINDDEIRIDGYIRKAIGASIGDEVEIRKATVNKATKIVLAPTQPIRFDQSFVDYVKDQLMYKPLVKGETIPIPIYTGVIELVVVNTQPSNYVFVSSETQLDIREEPVKAETTYTKVTWEDIGDLEDVKERIREIVELPMKHPELFQRLGIEPPKGILLYGPPGVGKTLLARALANEIGAYFISINGPEIMSKFYGESEERLRQIFDEANKNAPSIIFIDEIDAIAPKREEVTGEVEKRVVAQLLTLMDGIKGRGKIIVIGATNRPDAIDPALRRPGRFDREIEIRPPDTKARKEILQVHTRSMPLSDDVNLDDIAEMTNGYTGADLAALAKEAAMVALRRFLATTKVNLDQGQIPAELLKELKVTMNDFLEAMKSIQPTLLREVYVEVPKVRWSDIGGLEDVKQQLKEAIEWQIKFPDVFTKSGIRAPKGVLLFGPPGTGKTMLAKAVATESGANFIAVRGPEVLSKWVGESEKAIREIFRRARQTAPTVIFFDEIDSIAPMRGFAHDSGVTERIVNQLLAEMDGITPLNKVVVIAATNRPDILDPALLRPGRFDRLIYVPPPDKKARLEILRVHTRNVPLAEDVNLETIAEKTEGYTGADLEAVVREATMLMLREVSAVCEQKSREACTKDGKFVEECYNKEMRNCMNNFNSKVTMKHFEEALKIVSPSITKADIERYERLAKELKRSAVV; the protein is encoded by the coding sequence ATGTCGGCTCCAATTAAGCTTAAAGTATCTGAGGCTAGACAAAGGGATGTAGGAAGAAAAATAGCTAGACTATCAGAAAATTTAATGACAAAGTTAAAAATAGACGCTGGAGATTACTTGGAGATAATTGGACCCTCGGGCTCTTCTTTGGTTCAAGCTATGCCTGCTTATGATATTAACGACGACGAAATACGGATTGATGGTTATATAAGGAAAGCAATAGGAGCTAGCATTGGAGACGAAGTTGAAATAAGAAAGGCTACAGTAAATAAGGCTACTAAAATAGTATTAGCACCTACACAGCCAATAAGATTTGATCAAAGTTTTGTTGACTACGTAAAGGATCAACTCATGTATAAGCCATTAGTTAAAGGAGAGACAATCCCTATACCAATTTACACTGGTGTAATAGAACTTGTAGTAGTAAATACACAGCCAAGCAATTACGTATTCGTAAGTTCCGAAACTCAACTAGACATTAGAGAAGAGCCAGTCAAAGCTGAAACTACATACACTAAAGTTACATGGGAAGATATAGGTGATCTAGAAGACGTCAAGGAAAGAATCAGAGAAATTGTTGAATTACCTATGAAACATCCAGAATTATTCCAGCGTTTAGGAATAGAACCGCCTAAAGGAATACTACTTTATGGGCCCCCAGGAGTTGGAAAAACGTTGCTTGCTAGAGCTTTAGCTAATGAAATAGGGGCATACTTTATTTCAATAAATGGACCAGAAATAATGAGCAAGTTTTACGGTGAGAGCGAAGAAAGACTTAGGCAAATATTTGACGAAGCTAACAAGAATGCTCCCTCAATAATTTTCATTGACGAAATAGATGCAATAGCTCCTAAAAGAGAAGAAGTAACAGGAGAAGTTGAGAAAAGAGTAGTTGCACAATTGCTAACTTTGATGGACGGAATTAAAGGAAGAGGAAAAATAATAGTTATTGGTGCAACTAATAGACCAGATGCAATAGATCCTGCATTAAGAAGGCCAGGAAGGTTTGATAGGGAAATAGAAATAAGGCCACCAGATACAAAGGCTAGAAAAGAGATATTACAAGTTCACACTAGGAGTATGCCTCTTTCAGATGACGTAAACCTTGATGATATAGCAGAAATGACTAATGGTTACACAGGAGCTGATTTAGCAGCTTTAGCTAAAGAGGCAGCAATGGTTGCACTAAGAAGATTTCTAGCTACAACTAAAGTAAACCTAGATCAAGGACAGATTCCCGCGGAATTATTAAAGGAATTAAAAGTTACAATGAATGACTTTCTAGAAGCAATGAAATCAATACAGCCAACCTTGCTTAGAGAAGTATATGTAGAAGTACCAAAGGTTAGATGGAGCGATATAGGAGGATTAGAAGATGTTAAACAACAATTAAAAGAGGCCATAGAATGGCAAATAAAGTTCCCAGACGTTTTTACTAAATCTGGAATTAGGGCTCCTAAAGGAGTTCTATTATTTGGCCCGCCTGGCACTGGAAAAACAATGTTAGCTAAGGCTGTAGCGACTGAGAGTGGAGCAAACTTCATTGCAGTAAGAGGTCCAGAAGTATTATCAAAATGGGTAGGAGAAAGCGAGAAGGCGATAAGAGAGATCTTCAGGAGAGCAAGACAAACAGCTCCAACAGTAATATTCTTTGATGAGATAGATTCTATAGCACCTATGAGAGGTTTTGCTCATGATAGCGGCGTAACAGAAAGAATCGTTAATCAATTATTAGCAGAAATGGACGGAATCACACCATTGAATAAAGTCGTAGTTATAGCAGCAACTAATAGACCAGATATATTAGACCCTGCATTACTAAGACCAGGAAGATTTGATAGGCTTATATACGTTCCTCCGCCAGATAAGAAAGCAAGATTAGAGATACTTAGAGTTCATACTAGAAATGTGCCGTTAGCGGAGGATGTTAACTTAGAGACAATTGCTGAAAAAACCGAGGGATATACTGGAGCAGATTTAGAAGCAGTAGTAAGAGAAGCAACAATGCTTATGTTGCGTGAAGTCTCTGCAGTATGTGAGCAAAAATCCAGAGAAGCCTGCACAAAGGATGGCAAATTTGTAGAAGAATGTTATAATAAGGAAATGAGAAATTGTATGAATAACTTTAACAGTAAAGTTACGATGAAACACTTTGAAGAGGCTCTAAAAATAGTTTCTCCAAGCATAACTAAAGCAGATATTGAAAGATATGAAAGGCTTGCCAAGGAATTAAAGAGGAGTGCTGTAGTATGA
- a CDS encoding CbiX/SirB N-terminal domain-containing protein yields the protein MIGIILVLHGSRVEEWKNIADGYKNLLLEYFPLVEYGFLEFNKPTLRESLEILVNKGATEIIAVPLLFAAGMHFYRDIPKLLGLDEKGETVINEKKVRVVIAKPIGVDKRVAEILKERVEEKIDGKS from the coding sequence ATGATCGGTATAATTTTAGTCTTGCATGGTAGTAGAGTTGAGGAATGGAAAAATATAGCTGATGGTTATAAAAATTTACTATTAGAGTATTTTCCCTTAGTAGAATATGGTTTTCTTGAATTTAATAAACCTACACTCAGAGAATCGTTAGAAATTCTAGTAAATAAAGGTGCTACAGAAATAATTGCTGTGCCTCTGTTATTTGCTGCTGGTATGCATTTCTATAGAGATATTCCAAAATTATTAGGACTAGACGAGAAAGGAGAAACCGTAATAAACGAGAAAAAAGTGAGAGTTGTTATTGCTAAGCCTATAGGAGTAGATAAAAGAGTTGCAGAAATATTAAAGGAAAGGGTAGAGGAAAAAATTGATGGCAAAAGTTAA
- the spt4 gene encoding transcription elongation factor subunit Spt4, whose amino-acid sequence MPKSSIFKACRNCKALVLPDQDVCPICGGTSFTEDWEGMVIILNENSELMNLIGAKKPWRYAINIK is encoded by the coding sequence ATGCCTAAATCATCAATTTTTAAAGCGTGCAGAAATTGTAAGGCATTAGTTTTGCCAGACCAAGACGTATGTCCAATATGCGGAGGTACGAGTTTTACTGAGGATTGGGAAGGGATGGTTATAATATTGAATGAGAATTCTGAATTAATGAACCTAATAGGTGCAAAGAAACCTTGGAGATACGCGATAAATATAAAGTAG
- the rnhA gene encoding ribonuclease HI: MAKVNFDGLCEPKNPGGIATYAYVIKIDNQVLQGYGLAEKPWSKDSTNNVAEYMGAYCAIRKLIQLGITKAIFYGDSQLVIRQLSGEYRIKSPRLKRIYDKIQESLKNFEHIEFKWIPREENTEADRLTRIAYKLVLENKLKEIGCRL; this comes from the coding sequence ATGGCAAAAGTTAATTTTGACGGATTGTGCGAGCCAAAAAATCCTGGCGGAATAGCTACTTATGCGTATGTAATAAAAATTGATAATCAAGTCCTACAAGGTTACGGTTTAGCAGAAAAACCTTGGTCAAAAGACTCGACAAACAACGTTGCTGAATATATGGGCGCATATTGTGCTATAAGGAAATTAATACAATTGGGAATTACAAAAGCGATATTTTATGGAGATAGCCAACTGGTTATTAGACAGTTATCTGGAGAGTATAGAATAAAATCTCCAAGGCTTAAAAGGATATACGATAAAATACAAGAAAGTTTAAAAAATTTCGAGCATATAGAATTTAAATGGATTCCAAGAGAAGAAAATACTGAAGCAGATAGATTGACAAGAATTGCGTATAAATTAGTTCTTGAAAATAAATTGAAAGAAATAGGATGCAGATTATGA
- a CDS encoding PIN domain-containing protein produces the protein MGANKNLGILVDTNILLYVYDRVDPFNLVIEYLDYKPVFYIHKAVFHELEILRTRYSRSSSYMSRINIALIYLEKYKNYWKLIGDEIDKPTDDILIDCAKRNNLLIFTNDKELKQKALKNNVGIIFLASKGKIIKSLFPI, from the coding sequence ATGGGGGCAAATAAAAATCTAGGTATCCTAGTTGATACTAATATTTTACTTTACGTGTATGATAGAGTAGATCCTTTTAATTTGGTAATAGAATACCTTGATTATAAACCAGTATTCTATATTCATAAAGCAGTTTTTCATGAATTGGAAATTTTGAGAACTAGGTACTCTAGATCTTCTTCATATATGTCAAGAATAAATATTGCATTAATTTATCTAGAAAAATATAAGAATTATTGGAAACTTATAGGCGATGAGATTGATAAACCTACTGACGATATTCTTATTGATTGTGCTAAAAGGAATAATTTACTTATTTTTACAAATGATAAGGAATTGAAACAAAAGGCATTAAAAAACAATGTAGGAATAATTTTTTTAGCAAGTAAAGGTAAAATTATAAAATCGCTCTTTCCTATCTAA
- a CDS encoding DNA-directed RNA polymerase, with protein MFKIIKAKGVVRIPPEYFGEELDKIALEILKSEYQDKIFKDLGLVLGVLSAKASEEGQIIFGDGATYHEVEFELLTYVPALQEVVEGTVAEVDNYGIYVNLGPMDGLVHISQIADDTFKFDSTRGVLIGEKSKKVLQKGDLVRARIVTVSAVSSSGKLPRIGLTMKQPTLGKLNK; from the coding sequence ATGTTTAAAATTATTAAAGCTAAAGGAGTTGTAAGAATACCGCCAGAATATTTTGGCGAAGAATTAGATAAGATTGCTCTTGAAATCTTGAAGTCAGAATATCAAGATAAAATCTTTAAAGATTTGGGTTTAGTTCTTGGAGTGTTGTCAGCTAAAGCTAGTGAAGAAGGTCAAATAATTTTTGGAGATGGAGCAACATATCATGAAGTTGAATTTGAATTATTGACATACGTTCCAGCTTTACAAGAAGTAGTTGAAGGAACAGTGGCAGAAGTCGATAATTATGGAATTTATGTAAATCTAGGTCCAATGGACGGATTGGTACATATATCTCAAATAGCCGACGATACTTTTAAGTTCGATTCAACAAGAGGAGTTTTAATTGGCGAGAAAAGTAAGAAGGTTCTGCAGAAAGGAGATTTAGTTAGGGCAAGAATAGTAACTGTTTCTGCTGTATCCTCTTCAGGCAAATTGCCTAGGATAGGTTTAACTATGAAACAACCTACATTAGGTAAGTTAAATAAGTGA
- a CDS encoding 30S ribosomal protein S6e, whose translation MPDFKIVISDPETKQLKIMKVKVKADENVKSIDGEKDGKALPIAKLNSKLKQALNLDKLLTLQIEKQEGDKKVKIKVHFLVQVDDSLPDNEVHISKNIAEKFGAEDFEALAYRTKAFQISIDQSKLNLFGTKIGDKINLVISDTPFTLKITGGSDNTGFAMRPDISGPAKRRVLVSGPPGYIPREDGERKRKMLRGDTISNEIVQINTVIVR comes from the coding sequence TTGCCGGACTTTAAGATTGTAATTTCAGATCCCGAAACCAAGCAATTAAAAATAATGAAAGTAAAAGTAAAGGCAGACGAAAATGTAAAATCAATAGATGGAGAAAAAGATGGAAAAGCATTACCTATAGCCAAATTAAATAGTAAGTTAAAGCAAGCACTTAATCTGGATAAATTATTAACTCTGCAAATTGAGAAACAAGAAGGAGACAAAAAAGTGAAAATAAAAGTACATTTCTTAGTGCAGGTTGATGACAGTTTACCAGACAATGAGGTGCATATAAGCAAGAATATTGCAGAAAAATTTGGTGCTGAAGACTTTGAGGCTTTAGCATATAGGACTAAAGCTTTTCAAATTTCTATCGATCAATCAAAATTAAACTTATTTGGAACTAAAATAGGGGATAAAATAAACTTAGTAATTAGTGATACACCATTTACATTAAAAATTACTGGAGGGTCAGATAATACCGGCTTTGCAATGAGACCAGATATTTCTGGTCCCGCAAAGAGAAGAGTATTAGTTTCTGGTCCTCCGGGCTATATTCCACGCGAAGATGGTGAAAGAAAGAGAAAAATGTTAAGAGGAGATACAATAAGTAATGAAATTGTTCAGATAAATACTGTAATAGTAAGGTGA
- a CDS encoding 30S ribosomal protein S15 has protein sequence MNKKRARGKSHSTRPVRAGAPKWVRFTREEVEMLVEELAKRGYGPSMIGVILRDQYGVPLVKQITGKKLTQILEEKGLAPKIPEDLFNLIRKAVNVRRHLTEYPKDKVSKKGLEEIESKIRRLVDYYKEIGKLPANWNYDPTTAELLITSTS, from the coding sequence ATGAATAAGAAGAGAGCAAGAGGAAAATCTCACTCTACTAGACCAGTAAGAGCTGGAGCTCCTAAATGGGTTAGGTTCACTAGAGAAGAAGTTGAAATGTTGGTAGAAGAATTAGCAAAGAGAGGATACGGACCTAGTATGATAGGAGTAATATTAAGAGATCAATATGGTGTACCTTTAGTTAAGCAAATAACTGGTAAAAAGTTAACACAAATCCTTGAGGAAAAAGGCTTGGCCCCCAAAATTCCAGAAGACTTATTTAACTTAATTAGAAAGGCTGTTAATGTAAGGAGGCATCTGACAGAATATCCTAAGGATAAAGTATCTAAAAAAGGCCTTGAGGAAATTGAGTCTAAAATAAGAAGACTAGTTGACTATTATAAAGAAATTGGAAAATTACCTGCTAATTGGAACTACGATCCTACAACTGCTGAGCTATTAATAACTAGTACATCATAA
- a CDS encoding methionine synthase produces MMDELPILPTTVIGSYPRPKWLREAIRLHKAGKVSDEELTEAFNDAALAVLHDHYLAGIDVPTDGEVKRDEMVEYFAERLGGFKFYGPVRVWGTAYYRKPAVVGKIEYKSPLLVDEFNYTKSVSYTPNVKITITGPYTIAYWSYNEYYKDMKDLVFDLAKIINKELHNLVDAGARIIQIDEPAIHSNKKDVSWAVEAVNEAVKGINAKLVVHICYGDYRIVAPYLNEFKVDQINFALKIYNYRYLELFKKYGYEKELGLGVIDVHSRRVESAEEVAKDIKNSLKYFPAEKIWINPDCGLKLLPRSIAFQKLVNMVKGTKMVREELKK; encoded by the coding sequence ATGATGGACGAGTTACCTATCCTACCCACAACTGTAATAGGTAGTTATCCTAGACCAAAGTGGTTAAGAGAAGCAATAAGGTTACATAAAGCTGGAAAGGTTTCGGATGAAGAATTAACGGAAGCATTTAATGACGCCGCACTAGCAGTTCTTCATGATCATTATTTGGCAGGAATTGATGTTCCAACGGATGGCGAAGTAAAAAGAGATGAAATGGTTGAATATTTCGCTGAAAGATTAGGCGGTTTCAAGTTTTACGGTCCTGTAAGGGTATGGGGTACTGCGTATTATAGAAAGCCAGCAGTTGTAGGAAAAATAGAATATAAATCACCACTTTTAGTGGACGAGTTTAACTATACTAAGTCAGTATCATATACTCCAAATGTTAAGATAACTATTACAGGTCCATATACTATTGCCTATTGGTCATATAATGAATACTATAAGGATATGAAAGATTTAGTATTCGATCTAGCTAAAATTATAAACAAAGAATTACATAATTTGGTAGACGCTGGTGCAAGAATAATACAAATAGACGAACCTGCAATACATTCTAATAAGAAAGACGTTAGTTGGGCAGTAGAAGCAGTAAACGAAGCTGTAAAGGGAATTAATGCTAAATTAGTTGTTCATATATGTTATGGCGACTATAGAATAGTTGCTCCGTACTTGAACGAGTTTAAGGTCGATCAAATAAATTTTGCTCTAAAAATATATAATTACAGATATCTGGAATTATTTAAAAAATACGGTTATGAAAAGGAGCTCGGATTAGGAGTAATAGACGTTCATAGTAGACGAGTAGAGTCCGCAGAAGAAGTCGCTAAAGATATTAAAAATTCGCTGAAATATTTCCCTGCAGAAAAGATATGGATTAATCCGGATTGCGGACTAAAGCTACTTCCTAGAAGCATAGCTTTTCAGAAATTAGTAAACATGGTAAAAGGTACAAAGATGGTAAGGGAAGAACTTAAAAAGTAG
- a CDS encoding GTP-dependent dephospho-CoA kinase family protein: MEIRDKYKVDLCFYLPKEVRKELSRPYGILFKSTEKLLKYADNFERIITVGDVVTQELLKNNRRVFLSIVDGKTKRNIKLHMRFSNYIMVKNEPAIIRLSAMSYIKAALNSSFSSVIYVDGEEDLLVIPATLYGRDGDLVIYGQPNAGAVALEVCEATKWRVNDIFSKFNVKKC; encoded by the coding sequence TTGGAGATACGCGATAAATATAAAGTAGATTTATGTTTTTATTTACCAAAGGAAGTTAGAAAAGAACTTTCAAGACCATATGGTATTCTTTTTAAATCTACCGAAAAGCTCCTAAAATATGCAGATAATTTTGAAAGAATAATTACTGTAGGAGACGTTGTTACTCAAGAGCTATTAAAGAACAATAGAAGAGTATTTCTATCTATAGTAGACGGTAAGACTAAGAGGAATATAAAATTGCATATGAGATTTTCGAATTATATTATGGTAAAAAATGAGCCTGCTATAATAAGGCTTTCAGCGATGTCTTATATTAAGGCTGCATTAAATTCTTCATTCAGTTCTGTAATTTATGTTGATGGAGAAGAAGATTTGCTTGTAATTCCTGCAACTCTATATGGAAGAGATGGAGATTTAGTTATTTACGGTCAACCTAATGCAGGAGCAGTAGCATTAGAGGTTTGTGAAGCAACAAAGTGGAGAGTTAATGACATATTTTCTAAATTTAATGTAAAAAAATGTTGA
- a CDS encoding translation initiation factor IF-2 subunit gamma, whose protein sequence is MPWPKVQPEVNIGVVGHVDHGKTTLVQALTGIWTSKHSEELKRGMTIKLGYAEASFGICKNCKKPDAYVNEESCRQCGSDEEPEFLRRVSFLDAPGHEILMATMLSGTAILDGAILVVAANEPFPQPQTREHFVALGIVGIKNLVIVQNKIDVVTRDQAIAQYKQITEFIKGTWAEGSPIIPVSALHKINIDALIEAIEERIPTPKRDLTKTPIMLVVRSFDVNKPGTTFDKLVGGVVGGSIIQGKFSIGQEIKILPGIRVEDKGKVTYEPIYTKISSLRFGDLEVNEAKPGGLVAVGTYLDPSVTKADSLMGNMVTDAKADIPVLWNIRVEYNLLERVVGSKDLVKVEPIRNKEVLMITVGSATTLGTVTHAKSNEIELELKKPIPVWENNLRLVISRQVGGRWRLVGWGQIKI, encoded by the coding sequence TTGCCCTGGCCAAAAGTCCAACCTGAAGTTAATATAGGTGTAGTAGGTCATGTAGATCATGGTAAGACTACGTTAGTTCAAGCTCTAACTGGAATATGGACGTCTAAACATTCTGAGGAATTAAAAAGAGGAATGACTATAAAACTAGGATATGCTGAGGCAAGTTTTGGTATTTGTAAAAACTGTAAGAAACCTGACGCTTATGTTAACGAGGAATCGTGTAGGCAATGCGGAAGTGATGAAGAGCCAGAATTTTTAAGGAGAGTTTCATTTCTCGATGCTCCAGGACATGAGATTTTAATGGCTACTATGCTATCTGGAACGGCTATCCTAGATGGTGCAATTCTAGTAGTTGCAGCTAATGAACCATTTCCTCAACCTCAAACTAGGGAACATTTTGTAGCTTTAGGTATAGTAGGAATAAAAAATCTAGTTATAGTACAAAATAAAATCGATGTAGTAACTAGAGATCAAGCAATAGCGCAATATAAGCAAATTACTGAGTTCATAAAAGGAACTTGGGCCGAAGGATCGCCTATAATTCCTGTTAGTGCACTTCATAAGATAAATATTGATGCACTAATAGAAGCTATAGAAGAAAGAATTCCTACGCCAAAGAGAGATTTAACTAAAACACCTATAATGCTAGTAGTGAGAAGTTTTGACGTAAATAAGCCAGGAACTACATTTGATAAATTAGTTGGAGGAGTAGTAGGAGGAAGTATAATTCAAGGTAAATTCTCTATAGGTCAAGAAATAAAGATTTTACCTGGAATTAGAGTTGAAGATAAAGGTAAGGTAACTTACGAACCAATTTATACTAAGATATCATCGCTTAGATTTGGAGATCTAGAAGTGAACGAGGCCAAACCTGGCGGTCTAGTGGCAGTAGGAACTTATTTAGATCCTTCAGTAACTAAAGCTGATAGCCTAATGGGTAATATGGTAACGGATGCAAAGGCGGATATTCCGGTTTTATGGAATATTAGAGTTGAATATAATTTACTTGAAAGAGTGGTAGGTAGTAAGGATCTTGTTAAAGTAGAACCTATAAGAAATAAAGAAGTATTAATGATAACAGTTGGGTCTGCTACCACGCTAGGTACGGTAACTCATGCCAAATCTAATGAAATAGAACTTGAACTTAAGAAACCAATTCCTGTTTGGGAGAACAATTTAAGATTAGTTATAAGTAGACAAGTAGGAGGAAGATGGAGATTAGTAGGATGGGGGCAAATAAAAATCTAG